The following are encoded in a window of Flavobacterium psychrotrophum genomic DNA:
- a CDS encoding SusC/RagA family TonB-linked outer membrane protein: MKCKIIFFLCLLFPLLASAQDIEVKGTVLSGEDNLPLPGASVLITGTTISTVTDIDGNFTLTNVPASGQLIISFMGFQSQTIAAAPQINITLKPDQTELETVVVTGYSSQKKADITGAVAVVDMEEASKQKQPNVVQSLQGRVPGVRVSTDGSPSGGNTGIVIRGVGTLNNTAPLLVIDGVPTKSGMHELNPNDIETIQVLKDAASASIYGSRASNGVIIITTKKGKNGRMRINFDHYTSFSSYARRTKVLNAEQYGQALWQANVNDGINPNNNNLSYQFDWGVVDGRPTLNNVLVPEYLDAAQTIKSSNTDWYDAISRTGIAQSYDLSVSNGSDKGSYLFSLNYYNNEGIVRTTEFTRLSARMNSSYKYFDGRLTIGENFTMNRTKEVTDPGVLDPALRALPLIPVHTVDGEGWGGPVGGMNDRQNPVRLLEYNKDNPYKYLRLFGNAYADLEVIKNLHVKTSFGIDYGYYNKRTLQRSYRSGYLQNDQTSVTIDQTVSDKWTWSNTATYNFEIGKNHVNLLAGNEMYSDTYDNTTLRKNDFIIETPDYMYPDAGTGESFTSGTSTRYKLLSYFGKIDYDYDGRYLASATVRRDGSSRFGKNNRFGTFPAVSAGWRISEESFLKNIENTPVSDLKLRASWGQTGNQEISNTAVYSLFLANYAGGSPTWATSYGTAYDINGNNNGLLPSGYIATQTGNDDLKWETTTQTDIGLDFGFFEQKLSGSVDYYVKKTDDILVLPPYLGAIGEGGNRWVNGASMENRGWEAILTYRNETSGGFKYEITGNFSANKNKITKLPAEVRNSYGGDGLDDNILGRPINSMYGYVGDGLFRTQDEVDVHADQPGKGLGRIRYKDLNGDGVVDTNDRTWIGNPNPGFQYGINVALSYKNFDFTTFWDGIGNVDVINSKKYQTDFWSVDDVGSNKGTRLLNAWSVDNPNSSIPALTTVDRNAESRFSTYYVENGSYLKLRVLQLGYTLPKSLSEKYSLENFRIYVSGQNLLIIDSKKFTGVDPESPAFGYPLPMTFTVGLNVSL; this comes from the coding sequence ATGAAATGTAAAATTATCTTTTTTTTGTGCCTCCTTTTCCCTTTGCTGGCCTCAGCACAGGACATAGAAGTAAAAGGAACGGTACTTTCAGGGGAAGATAACCTTCCGCTGCCGGGTGCCTCGGTGCTCATAACCGGCACCACTATTTCAACAGTTACCGATATCGACGGTAATTTTACCCTTACCAACGTTCCGGCTTCAGGCCAGCTTATTATCAGTTTTATGGGCTTTCAATCGCAAACGATTGCAGCCGCCCCGCAAATCAACATTACCCTTAAACCGGACCAAACGGAACTGGAAACTGTAGTAGTTACGGGCTACTCCAGCCAGAAAAAAGCTGATATTACCGGAGCCGTGGCTGTGGTAGATATGGAAGAAGCCTCTAAGCAAAAACAACCCAATGTAGTGCAATCGCTACAGGGTCGTGTGCCAGGTGTACGCGTAAGTACTGATGGTTCTCCAAGCGGTGGGAATACCGGTATTGTTATCCGGGGTGTGGGTACATTAAACAACACTGCCCCACTCTTAGTTATTGACGGCGTACCCACAAAATCGGGCATGCATGAACTAAACCCTAACGACATCGAAACCATACAGGTACTGAAAGATGCTGCTTCGGCCAGTATATATGGCTCGCGCGCCAGTAACGGTGTGATCATCATCACTACCAAAAAAGGCAAAAACGGCCGTATGCGTATCAATTTTGACCATTACACCTCTTTCTCTTCGTATGCACGCAGAACCAAAGTACTGAATGCTGAGCAATACGGCCAGGCATTATGGCAGGCTAATGTAAACGACGGTATCAACCCTAACAACAACAACCTCAGCTACCAGTTTGATTGGGGCGTAGTAGATGGACGCCCTACATTAAATAATGTATTGGTACCGGAATATCTTGATGCCGCGCAGACCATAAAGTCATCAAACACTGATTGGTACGATGCCATTTCACGCACGGGCATTGCGCAAAGCTATGACCTTTCGGTATCAAACGGCTCGGATAAAGGAAGTTACCTTTTTTCATTGAATTATTATAATAATGAAGGCATTGTAAGGACTACGGAGTTTACCAGGTTGTCAGCCCGTATGAACAGTTCGTATAAATACTTTGACGGCAGGCTTACCATTGGTGAAAATTTTACCATGAACCGTACAAAAGAAGTGACTGACCCAGGGGTATTAGACCCTGCACTCAGGGCACTACCCCTGATTCCGGTGCATACTGTTGACGGTGAGGGCTGGGGCGGCCCGGTAGGTGGCATGAACGACCGCCAAAACCCGGTACGCCTTTTAGAATACAATAAAGACAACCCTTACAAATACCTGCGCCTGTTTGGTAACGCGTATGCTGACCTTGAGGTAATCAAAAACCTGCATGTTAAAACCAGCTTTGGTATTGACTATGGCTATTACAACAAACGGACACTGCAGCGCAGCTACCGTTCGGGTTACCTTCAAAACGACCAGACCTCGGTAACCATAGACCAAACGGTAAGCGATAAATGGACGTGGAGTAATACCGCTACCTACAATTTTGAAATTGGTAAGAACCACGTCAACCTGCTTGCCGGTAATGAAATGTATAGCGATACCTATGACAACACCACCTTAAGGAAAAACGACTTTATAATAGAAACGCCTGATTACATGTATCCTGATGCCGGTACAGGCGAATCGTTTACAAGCGGTACTTCTACGCGCTACAAGCTCCTTTCGTATTTTGGCAAAATAGACTATGATTACGACGGGCGCTACCTGGCCTCTGCTACCGTACGACGCGACGGTTCATCGAGGTTCGGGAAGAACAACCGTTTTGGTACATTCCCTGCTGTTTCTGCCGGATGGCGCATTAGTGAGGAGAGTTTCCTGAAAAATATTGAAAACACGCCTGTATCCGACCTGAAACTGCGTGCCAGCTGGGGGCAGACGGGTAACCAGGAAATAAGCAATACGGCAGTATACTCCCTGTTCCTTGCCAACTATGCCGGCGGAAGCCCTACATGGGCTACTTCTTACGGTACAGCCTATGATATTAACGGGAATAACAACGGACTTTTGCCGTCAGGCTATATTGCCACACAGACTGGTAATGATGACCTGAAATGGGAAACGACGACACAAACCGACATAGGCCTTGACTTTGGCTTTTTCGAACAAAAATTAAGCGGTTCGGTAGATTATTACGTTAAGAAAACCGACGACATCCTTGTACTGCCTCCTTATCTCGGTGCAATTGGCGAAGGCGGAAACCGTTGGGTAAACGGGGCCAGTATGGAAAACCGGGGCTGGGAGGCAATACTTACCTACCGCAACGAGACTTCCGGAGGGTTTAAGTATGAAATTACTGGTAACTTTTCTGCCAACAAAAACAAAATTACAAAGTTGCCTGCCGAAGTACGCAACAGCTACGGTGGTGATGGTTTAGATGACAACATATTGGGCAGGCCAATAAATTCGATGTATGGTTACGTGGGAGACGGCCTGTTCCGCACACAGGATGAAGTGGACGTACATGCCGACCAGCCTGGTAAAGGATTGGGACGCATCCGTTATAAAGACCTGAACGGTGATGGCGTAGTAGATACTAATGACCGCACCTGGATAGGAAACCCGAACCCCGGATTCCAGTACGGTATAAATGTCGCACTAAGCTACAAGAACTTTGACTTTACTACTTTTTGGGATGGTATAGGCAATGTAGATGTAATCAACAGCAAAAAATACCAAACGGATTTCTGGAGTGTAGACGATGTGGGCTCTAATAAAGGTACACGCCTGCTTAACGCCTGGAGCGTAGACAACCCGAACTCCTCTATACCGGCGCTTACAACAGTAGACCGCAATGCAGAAAGCCGCTTCAGCACGTATTATGTGGAAAATGGAAGCTACCTGAAACTGCGCGTACTGCAACTGGGATATACACTGCCGAAATCACTTTCGGAAAAATACAGCCTTGAGAATTTCAGGATCTATGTAAGCGGCCAAAACTTATTGATTATTGACAGCAAAAAGTTTACCGGTGTAGACCCCGAAAGCCCGGCTTTCGGCTACCCGCTGCCTATGACTTTTACTGTAGGGCTTAACGTTTCACTTTAA
- a CDS encoding glycoside hydrolase family 32 protein — MNTKKLLLCGLTSLCLTGNITAQQANNEKTSYRPNFHFTPKNNWMNDPNGLFYADGVYHLYFQYWPYGNTWGPMHWGHATSKDLVKWEEQPIALYPDRFGYIFSGSAAYDAQNTSGFGEDGKAPAIAIFTYHDPVKEKAGQIDVESQGLAYSLDSGQTWVKYDQGNPVIKNPGIRDFRDPKVNRDWINNRWILVLAAQDRAQFYASDNLKDWKYLSDFGVGIGAHGGVWECPDFFPLKVKGSEEIKWVLVQSLNPGGANGGSGTQYFIGDFDGTNFTLDKVFSQKLEKDKAVWLDFGRDNYAGVTWAGTPGEQYKRYLIGWMTNWDYANVVPTQTWRGANTVVRELELVKDANGYRLNTVPVKNLQNYIAKTDVQKKISVKQNAVLVPEGKIDLTQADISLSLKGLKKETYTLVLSNANGDELHFGLDNTTGELFIDRSKSSNATSFHKFTASVSKAKLSGTQKQVKFRFLLDKTSIELFYNDGEIAFTEIFYTKSPFTSLSIEGGQKFDIENLTVNQLNFN; from the coding sequence ATGAATACGAAAAAACTTCTGCTCTGCGGGCTGACTAGCCTGTGCCTTACGGGCAACATAACCGCACAACAGGCCAATAATGAAAAAACCAGTTACAGGCCTAACTTTCATTTTACGCCAAAGAACAACTGGATGAACGACCCTAACGGCCTTTTTTATGCCGATGGCGTTTACCACCTGTATTTTCAGTACTGGCCCTATGGCAATACCTGGGGGCCTATGCACTGGGGGCATGCTACCAGTAAAGACCTTGTAAAATGGGAAGAGCAGCCCATAGCACTCTATCCGGACCGTTTTGGCTATATCTTTTCTGGTAGTGCCGCTTATGATGCCCAAAATACCAGCGGGTTTGGAGAGGACGGCAAAGCACCTGCAATAGCCATTTTTACCTACCACGACCCGGTAAAGGAAAAAGCAGGCCAGATTGATGTGGAATCCCAGGGGCTTGCCTACTCGCTTGACAGTGGGCAAACCTGGGTAAAATACGATCAGGGGAACCCTGTAATTAAAAATCCGGGCATACGTGATTTTCGCGACCCCAAGGTAAACCGCGACTGGATAAACAACCGCTGGATACTGGTGCTGGCAGCACAGGACAGGGCCCAGTTTTATGCCTCTGATAACCTTAAGGACTGGAAATACCTTTCGGATTTTGGGGTAGGTATTGGTGCGCATGGCGGTGTGTGGGAATGCCCCGACTTTTTTCCGTTAAAAGTAAAAGGCAGCGAAGAAATAAAATGGGTATTGGTACAGAGCCTTAACCCTGGCGGTGCCAATGGTGGCAGCGGAACACAATATTTCATCGGCGATTTTGACGGTACAAACTTTACCCTTGACAAGGTTTTCAGCCAAAAACTTGAAAAAGACAAAGCGGTGTGGCTGGACTTTGGGCGCGACAACTATGCCGGGGTAACCTGGGCTGGCACTCCGGGTGAGCAATACAAACGCTACCTTATAGGATGGATGACAAACTGGGATTATGCCAATGTAGTACCCACTCAAACCTGGCGTGGTGCAAACACCGTAGTAAGGGAACTTGAATTAGTGAAAGATGCCAATGGCTACCGGCTGAATACGGTACCTGTAAAGAACCTCCAGAATTATATTGCCAAAACCGATGTACAGAAAAAGATTTCGGTAAAACAAAATGCAGTATTAGTACCCGAAGGTAAAATCGACCTTACACAAGCTGACATCAGCCTAAGCCTGAAGGGGCTGAAAAAAGAAACGTACACATTGGTACTTTCTAATGCCAATGGCGACGAGCTCCACTTTGGTCTTGACAACACTACTGGAGAGCTTTTTATTGACCGTTCCAAATCAAGTAATGCGACAAGTTTCCACAAGTTTACGGCTTCGGTATCGAAAGCGAAATTGTCCGGTACGCAAAAACAGGTAAAGTTTAGGTTCCTCCTTGACAAAACGTCCATAGAGCTATTCTACAATGACGGTGAAATTGCCTTTACCGAAATATTTTATACCAAAAGTCCTTTCACATCCCTTAGCATTGAGGGTGGGCAAAAATTTGATATTGAAAACCTTACGGTCAACCAGCTTAATTTTAACTAA
- a CDS encoding sugar porter family MFS transporter, with amino-acid sequence MNKIIIWSVIAALAGFLFGFDTVVISGADQQLQKLWHSSDAFHGSVVMGMALWGTVVGAIFGGIPTNAIGRKNTLLWIGVLYFISAIGSAMANDPYVFALFRFIGGLGVGASTIAAPAYVSEIAPAEKRGRLVALYQFNIVLGILIAFVSNYFLKDIGENAWRWMLGIQAIPAAIYTGLMLTVPKSPRWLLSKFRYEEARKVLVLIDPKANIEALMLEQNQERDAANETLFSKKYRFPVVLAFLIAFFNQFSGINAFLYYAPRIFKEAGLGDSTALLSSIGIGIINLVFTLIGVALIDKFGRRLLMYIGSVGYIISLGLVAAAFYFGWGGMAVPGFLFLFIAAHAIGQGAVIWVFISEIFPNHIRASGQAFGSSVHWVLAAIIPSLVPVLFTTIGPAIVFLIFTVMMVFQLLFVMFLMPETKGKSLEELSGELTNDKKRQIQKNEYEKTSALRAD; translated from the coding sequence ATGAACAAAATTATTATCTGGTCGGTTATTGCTGCTTTGGCAGGTTTTCTTTTCGGTTTCGATACAGTCGTGATCTCCGGCGCCGATCAGCAATTACAAAAGTTATGGCATTCATCTGATGCCTTCCATGGATCTGTTGTTATGGGCATGGCTTTATGGGGAACCGTAGTGGGAGCGATTTTTGGTGGCATCCCCACCAATGCCATCGGGCGTAAAAACACGCTGCTGTGGATTGGTGTATTATATTTTATATCTGCTATAGGCTCAGCTATGGCAAACGACCCTTATGTATTTGCACTATTCCGTTTCATTGGTGGCCTCGGTGTAGGTGCTTCTACCATTGCCGCGCCTGCTTATGTGTCTGAAATTGCCCCGGCAGAAAAAAGGGGCCGCCTTGTAGCTTTGTACCAGTTTAACATTGTACTGGGTATCCTTATTGCATTTGTATCGAATTATTTCCTGAAAGATATCGGTGAGAATGCATGGCGCTGGATGCTGGGGATACAGGCGATACCGGCCGCTATCTATACAGGGCTCATGCTTACCGTTCCTAAAAGCCCACGTTGGTTACTCTCTAAGTTCAGGTATGAAGAAGCACGTAAGGTATTGGTATTAATAGATCCTAAGGCAAACATAGAAGCCCTGATGCTGGAACAAAACCAAGAAAGAGATGCGGCAAATGAAACGCTGTTTTCTAAAAAATACCGTTTTCCGGTAGTACTTGCATTCCTTATCGCATTCTTCAACCAATTCTCGGGCATCAATGCATTTTTATACTATGCCCCCCGTATTTTTAAAGAAGCCGGCCTGGGCGACAGCACCGCGCTTTTAAGCAGCATAGGCATTGGTATTATTAACCTTGTGTTTACCTTAATCGGTGTAGCCCTCATAGACAAATTCGGACGCAGGCTGCTTATGTACATCGGCTCAGTGGGATATATTATCTCACTGGGATTAGTAGCAGCCGCCTTTTATTTTGGCTGGGGCGGCATGGCAGTACCGGGTTTCCTGTTTCTCTTTATAGCCGCGCACGCTATTGGACAGGGTGCCGTGATATGGGTATTTATTTCTGAAATTTTCCCTAACCATATACGCGCCTCCGGGCAGGCATTCGGCAGTTCGGTGCATTGGGTGCTTGCGGCAATAATTCCCTCTTTGGTACCGGTACTTTTTACGACTATAGGGCCTGCGATAGTATTCCTGATATTTACTGTAATGATGGTATTCCAGCTGCTGTTTGTAATGTTCCTTATGCCGGAAACAAAGGGAAAATCACTTGAAGAGCTTAGCGGGGAACTAACCAATGATAAAAAACGACAAATTCAAAAAAATGAATACGAAAAAACTTCTGCTCTGCGGGCTGACTAG
- a CDS encoding substrate-binding domain-containing protein has translation MPNLYLTFRQCFKAIILVLFSGLLMLTAACTKKAEDKKIRIGFSQAMTTDEWRRQMNQSMIVEASLHPETELTIKDAQNSVAQQISDIEKLISDKVDILLVSPIEAQPLDAVIKKALNSGIPVIAIDRKTDNEDFTAFIGADNIEVGRNAAKYILANTTGDVNIVEVTGAHASSPAYERSLGFTQMTDLNPRLKIIQKISGDWELPSAKSQLKQLLKKQKEIDYIFSHNDRMALGAWEAAKEMGMEKKIQIIGVDALNTPNGGIGLVKNGALAATILYPNGGNEAIRLAITIYNREPFAKNNILNTIVVDRNNAEIIENQMDKVDQQQKVIEGQLHAIKVQEEEFSSQKHLVRLLSFFLITILALALYSVYSTISLKKKKRQLEGFNQTVTRQKNELETMAEEARRNNEAKFSFFTGLSHEFKTPLTLIISYAESLIENEKVRGTKLMEEMKLIYTNSNRLLRLINQLLDFRKIEERKFTLLASRTNIYDFTLALMANFKAEAVRRNIEFIVACDNRGTDVFIDRGLMDKVYFNLLSNAFKFTPDNGKIKIVIKETASHVKIVFRDSGIGIPEPELPQVFNPFFKASNNTKNSSGIGLNIAREFVTLHKGELDVKSLHGTEFILSLQKGTNHLVDTEINRQDEDVKAGLLKIQDFLISETELTTSMQKRTNDERYSLLIIEDHPDLVNFLGNKLGADYNVTTSDGTDAVSSALQNIPDIIICDINLKGTDGFEISRILKKDLRTSHIPVLMLTALSNKESMLKGLQAGVDAYLTKPFSLSVLQRSLESLLFNREKLRYYYTNNIYKVNPETRFGNQEQDFIAKMNTIIAENLEDPKFSVEELAEKMLVSRVQLYRKVKAILGINISDHISNIKLERASEMLKGGNMNVSEVAYALGYSSPNYFSTAFKNKYGITPKDFKITG, from the coding sequence ATGCCCAATTTATATCTAACATTCCGGCAATGCTTTAAAGCAATAATTCTTGTGCTCTTCTCCGGGCTTTTAATGCTTACTGCCGCCTGTACCAAAAAGGCTGAGGATAAAAAAATACGGATAGGTTTTTCACAGGCAATGACCACAGATGAATGGCGCAGGCAAATGAACCAGTCGATGATTGTGGAGGCTTCCCTTCATCCTGAAACCGAACTGACGATAAAAGATGCCCAAAACAGTGTAGCGCAACAAATTTCGGATATTGAAAAACTGATATCCGACAAAGTGGACATATTACTTGTATCACCTATTGAAGCACAACCCCTGGACGCGGTTATAAAAAAAGCGCTTAATAGTGGCATACCTGTAATAGCAATAGACCGTAAAACTGATAATGAAGACTTTACAGCTTTTATTGGTGCTGACAATATAGAGGTTGGGCGTAATGCTGCTAAATACATATTGGCGAATACTACCGGTGATGTAAATATTGTAGAGGTAACCGGTGCACATGCTTCTTCACCCGCTTATGAGCGCAGCCTTGGTTTCACGCAAATGACAGATCTGAACCCTAGGTTGAAAATAATCCAAAAGATTAGTGGTGATTGGGAGTTGCCCTCTGCAAAGAGCCAGCTAAAACAACTGTTAAAAAAACAGAAAGAGATTGATTACATTTTCTCGCACAACGACCGTATGGCGCTCGGCGCCTGGGAGGCTGCCAAGGAAATGGGCATGGAAAAAAAGATTCAAATTATTGGGGTTGATGCCCTTAATACGCCAAACGGCGGCATCGGACTGGTAAAAAATGGTGCCTTGGCTGCTACCATCTTATATCCTAACGGCGGTAACGAAGCCATAAGATTGGCCATTACCATATACAACCGCGAGCCTTTTGCAAAAAATAACATCCTCAATACGATTGTGGTAGACCGCAACAATGCGGAAATTATCGAAAACCAAATGGATAAGGTAGACCAACAGCAAAAAGTTATAGAAGGCCAGCTCCATGCCATAAAGGTCCAAGAGGAAGAATTCAGCTCCCAGAAGCACTTGGTCCGTTTACTGTCTTTTTTCCTGATAACCATATTGGCGTTGGCCTTATATAGTGTTTACAGCACTATTTCACTAAAGAAGAAGAAACGACAGCTTGAAGGTTTTAACCAAACCGTGACACGTCAGAAAAATGAGCTTGAAACAATGGCAGAAGAAGCCCGTAGGAATAATGAGGCAAAATTCAGCTTTTTTACCGGGCTAAGTCATGAGTTTAAAACACCTTTAACACTTATTATCAGCTATGCTGAATCACTCATTGAAAATGAAAAGGTTAGAGGCACCAAACTTATGGAAGAAATGAAACTCATTTATACCAACTCTAACCGGCTGTTGCGGCTTATTAACCAGCTGCTTGACTTCAGGAAAATTGAGGAACGTAAATTTACCCTGCTCGCATCACGTACAAATATCTATGATTTCACTTTAGCGCTTATGGCGAATTTTAAAGCGGAAGCAGTACGTCGCAACATAGAATTTATTGTAGCCTGCGACAACAGGGGAACTGATGTTTTCATTGACCGTGGCCTGATGGACAAAGTGTACTTTAATTTACTTTCAAATGCTTTTAAGTTCACCCCTGACAACGGTAAAATTAAAATTGTTATCAAAGAAACTGCATCCCATGTAAAAATTGTGTTCCGGGACTCCGGCATTGGGATACCCGAACCGGAATTGCCACAGGTATTTAACCCATTCTTTAAAGCTTCTAACAATACGAAAAACAGTTCCGGGATAGGGCTAAACATTGCCCGGGAATTTGTTACCCTGCATAAGGGAGAACTCGATGTAAAATCCCTACATGGTACAGAGTTCATCCTGTCATTACAAAAAGGCACTAACCATCTGGTGGATACAGAGATTAACCGGCAGGATGAGGATGTAAAAGCCGGACTCCTTAAAATTCAGGACTTTCTTATATCTGAAACGGAACTAACCACGTCCATGCAAAAGCGCACTAATGACGAAAGATACAGCCTTCTTATTATTGAAGACCATCCTGACCTGGTTAATTTTCTCGGAAATAAACTGGGTGCGGATTACAATGTAACAACGAGCGATGGCACCGATGCTGTTTCCTCTGCGCTTCAAAACATCCCCGATATTATTATCTGCGATATTAACCTGAAAGGCACGGATGGATTTGAAATAAGCCGTATATTAAAGAAAGACCTGCGCACCTCCCACATCCCTGTGTTGATGCTTACCGCCTTGAGCAATAAAGAATCAATGCTGAAAGGGTTGCAGGCCGGTGTCGATGCCTACCTTACCAAACCTTTTAGCCTCTCAGTATTGCAGCGCAGCCTTGAAAGCCTCTTATTCAATCGTGAAAAGTTACGCTATTATTACACCAATAATATTTATAAAGTAAACCCAGAGACCAGGTTCGGAAACCAGGAACAGGATTTTATAGCGAAGATGAACACTATAATCGCTGAAAACCTGGAAGACCCGAAATTTTCGGTAGAGGAACTTGCAGAAAAAATGCTGGTGTCGCGGGTACAGCTGTACCGTAAAGTAAAAGCAATTTTAGGTATTAATATCAGCGACCACATAAGTAATATCAAATTGGAGCGCGCATCCGAAATGCTAAAAGGCGGGAATATGAACGTGAGTGAAGTTGCTTATGCCTTGGGATATTCGTCACCTAATTACTTTTCGACTGCATTCAAAAACAAATACGGCATAACACCTAAAGATTTCAAAATAACAGGATAA
- a CDS encoding T9SS type A sorting domain-containing protein — protein MMKKLLLFFAIMLASIAKAQFPSVGILGTATTLGWSGTQPDIAMSTTDGIHYTLGNMPLYTGGLKFRQDNSWPLNWGSTDWPSGIGVQDQGGMDIPVQVGVYDISFNLETKAYDFVYKFPVIGVRGAATSVDWGSVDGDILFDTTDGVTYSYHNLSLTTAGLKFRQDNDWPNNWGGDGWPSGTGIFNQDGVDIQAIEGSYDVTFNRTTLEYDFVQIFPSVGILGNATTAGWDGPDIDMQTTDGVVYTLENITLTDGGLKFRLDDQWPDNWGGTGWPSGTGIFNQNGVDIPCQAGVYNITFNLTTLAYSFEEVVAGTENVHALAISLYPNPASDAINFSFNSTNTFSVAFYDIDGRNILSFEAVNPDMAMDISGFAPGVYFAKVATPAALYNLQFIKK, from the coding sequence ATGATGAAAAAATTACTTTTATTTTTTGCAATAATGTTGGCATCTATTGCCAAGGCACAGTTTCCTTCAGTGGGTATATTGGGTACAGCCACTACATTAGGATGGAGCGGTACGCAGCCCGATATTGCCATGAGCACTACCGATGGGATCCATTATACTTTAGGCAACATGCCTTTGTACACCGGTGGGCTTAAATTCCGCCAGGATAACAGCTGGCCACTAAACTGGGGAAGTACCGACTGGCCCAGTGGGATTGGGGTTCAGGATCAGGGAGGGATGGACATTCCTGTACAGGTAGGGGTTTATGACATCAGTTTTAACCTGGAAACCAAAGCATATGATTTTGTATATAAATTTCCGGTAATCGGCGTGCGTGGCGCTGCAACTTCTGTAGACTGGGGCAGTGTCGATGGCGATATATTATTCGATACCACGGATGGTGTTACCTACTCTTACCATAACCTCTCCCTTACCACAGCAGGACTTAAATTCCGCCAGGATAATGACTGGCCTAATAACTGGGGAGGTGACGGCTGGCCTTCTGGCACTGGTATTTTTAACCAGGATGGGGTAGATATACAGGCAATTGAGGGAAGCTATGATGTAACCTTTAACCGGACTACACTTGAATATGACTTTGTGCAGATTTTTCCTTCGGTAGGTATACTTGGGAATGCCACCACGGCAGGTTGGGATGGACCGGACATCGACATGCAGACTACGGACGGGGTGGTTTATACTTTAGAAAATATAACCCTTACTGACGGGGGATTAAAATTCAGGCTTGATGACCAGTGGCCTGATAACTGGGGCGGTACAGGCTGGCCCTCGGGAACCGGTATCTTTAATCAAAATGGCGTTGACATCCCCTGCCAGGCTGGTGTCTACAACATTACCTTCAACCTAACCACATTGGCCTACAGTTTTGAAGAAGTGGTGGCAGGAACCGAGAACGTTCACGCTTTAGCTATTTCGCTTTATCCCAATCCTGCATCAGATGCTATAAACTTTTCTTTTAACTCAACCAATACATTTTCGGTCGCTTTCTACGACATAGATGGCAGAAATATCTTGAGCTTTGAGGCAGTAAATCCAGATATGGCGATGGATATTTCCGGTTTTGCCCCAGGGGTATACTTTGCAAAGGTAGCCACACCGGCTGCGTTGTATAACCTTCAATTCATCAAAAAGTAA